A single genomic interval of Daucus carota subsp. sativus chromosome 1, DH1 v3.0, whole genome shotgun sequence harbors:
- the LOC108201960 gene encoding subtilisin-like protease SBT1.6, whose translation MASFSTTSSLLHHLILVLILVPLAFSDQTHKSYIFRVDYDAKPSIFPTHFHWYTSEFTDPTRILHTYDTVFHGFSASLTPSQAARTLQHPSVLASFEDRRRQLHTTRSPQFLGLRNQRGLWSESDYGSDVIIGVFDTGIWPERRSFSDLNIGPVPKNWKGICQVGVKFSAKNCNKKIIGARFFSKGHEANEGFGGLGGGINDTIEYKSPRDADGHGTHTASTAAGRYAFKASFEGYAAGIAKGVAPKARLAVYKVCWKSSGCFDSDILAAFDAAVNDGVNVISISIGGGDGISSPYYLDPIAIGSFGAVSRGVFVSSSAGNDGPNGMSVTNVAPWIMTVGAGTIDRNFPADVILGDGRKISGVSLYSGLPITGKMYPLVYPGKSGVLSASLCMENSLDPSEVKGKIVICDRGNNPRVAKGLVVKKAGGIGMILANGISNGEGLVGDAHLLPACAVGSDEGDFIKGYTSAAVLPTASISFGGTIIGIKPAPVVASFSGRGPSGMNPEILKPDIIAPGVNILASWTDVVGPTGLDSDTRKTEFNILSGTSMSCPHVSGAAALLKSAHPDWSAAAIRSAMMTTANILNNMLHPMTDEATGKASTPYDFGAGHLNLDRAMDPGLVYDVVNSDYVSFLCAIGYGPKTIQVITRSPVNCPMKKPMAENLNYPSIAASFSSSSMGVASKTLMRTVTNVGDANAVYKVKVDAPKGTTVVVKPGKLVFTERIRKLNYFVTVKVVRKNIVMGDAGALFGSLSWMDGKHVVRSPIVVTQIDPL comes from the coding sequence ATGGCTTCTTTctccaccacttcttcacttctCCACCACTTGATCCTCGTATTAATCCTAGTCCCACTCGCATTCTCCGACCAAACACACAAGAGTTACATCTTCCGAGTTGACTATGATGCTAAGCCCTCTATTTTCCCCACCCATTTCCACTGGTACACATCCGAGTTCACCGACCCGACCCGGATCCTCCACACATACGACACCGTTTTCCATGGCTTCTCCGCGTCTCTAACGCCTTCGCAAGCTGCGAGGACGCTGCAACACCCTTCTGTTCTCGCCTCTTTTGAGGACCGGCGCCGGCAGTTGCACACCACGCGCTCGCCGCAGTTTCTTGGGCTGAGGAACCAGAGGGGCTTATGGTCCGAGTCGGATTACGGGTCGGATGTGATCATTGGGGTTTTCGATACGGGGATTTGGCCCGAGAGGCGGAGCTTCTCGGACCTCAATATTGGGCCTGTGCCCAAGAATTGGAAGGGGATTTGTCAAGTGGGTGTTAAGTTTAGTGCTAAGAATTGTAATAAAAAGATTATTGGGGCGAGATTTTTCTCGAAAGGGCACGAGGCTAATGAGGGATTTGGGGGTTTGGGTGGGGGGATTAATGATACAATTGAGTATAAATCACCTAGGGATGCTGATGGTCATGGGACTCATACTGCTTCTACTGCTGCTGGGAGGTATGCGTTTAAGGCCAGTTTCGAAGGGTATGCGGCTGGCATTGCGAAAGGGGTGGCTCCGAAGGCGAGATTGGCGGTTTATAAGGTATGTTGGAAGAGTTCTGGTTGTTTTGATAGTGATATTTTAGCTGCTTTTGATGCTGCTGTTAATGATGGTGTGAATGTGATTAGTATTAGTATTGGTGGTGGGGATGGGATATCGTCGCCTTATTATCTTGATCCTATTGCGATTGGGTCGTTTGGGGCGGTGTCGAGGGGGGTGTTTGTTTCGTCGTCTGCAGGGAATGATGGGCCTAATGGGATGTCGGTGACGAATGTGGCTCCGTGGATTATGACGGTGGGTGCGGGGACGATTGATAGGAATTTCCCAGCTGATGTAATTTTGGGGGATGGGAGGAAGATCAGCGGGGTTTCGTTGTATTCGGGGTTGCCAATTACGGGAAAGATGTATCCTTTGGTTTATCCTGGAAAATCGGGGGTTTTGTCGGCTTCGTTGTGTATGGAGAATTCGCTTGATCCTAGTGAAGTTAAGGGGAAGATTGTGATTTGTGATAGGGGGAATAATCCTAGGGTTGCGAAAGGGTTAGTTGTGAAGAAAGCTGGAGGGATTGGGATGATTTTAGCTAATGGGATTTCCAACGGTGAAGGTCTTGTTGGAGATGCTCATCTTCTTCCGGCTTGTGCTGTCGGTTCAGATGAAGGCGATTTTATCAAGGGGTATACTTCGGCTGCTGTGTTGCCAACTGCTAGTATTTCTTTTGGAGGCACGATAATTGGAATCAAGCCAGCTCCGGTTGTGGCTTCGTTTTCAGGGAGGGGGCCAAGCGGTATGAATCCAGAGATCTTGAAGCCTGATATAATTGCTCCCGGTGTTAACATTTTAGCCAGTTGGACTGATGTTGTTGGTCCTACTGGCTTGGATTCTGATACTAGGAAGACAGAGTTCAATATTTTATCAGGAACTTCAATGTCATGTCCTCATGTTAGCGGGGCTGCTGCATTGCTTAAATCCGCACATCCGGATTGGAGTGCTGCAGCAATAAGATCTGCTATGATGACTACCGCGAATATTCTTAATAATATGTTGCATCCCATGACTGATGAGGCCACTGGCAAGGCCAGCACACCTTATGATTTTGGTGCAGGGCATTTGAATCTTGATCGTGCAATGGATCCCGGACTTGTTTATGACGTGGTAAATAGCGATTATGTGAGCTTCTTGTGCGCTATTGGATACGGTCCAAAGACAATTCAGGTGATCACTCGATCACCTGTAAATTGCCCTATGAAGAAGCCCATGGCAGAGAATTTGAATTATCCAAGCATTGCTGCTTCGTTTTCAAGCTCTTCAATGGGGGTTGCAAGCAAGACACTAATGAGGACTGTGACTAATGTGGGCGACGCTAATGCAGTTTACAAGGTGAAGGTGGACGCCCCCAAGGGAACGACGGTGGTTGTCAAACCAGGGAAGCTAGTTTTTACCGAAAGAATAAGAAAATTGAATTACTTTGTTACGGTGAAAGTGGTGCGGAAGAATATAGTGATGGGTGATGCCGGTGCCTTGTTCGGGTCACTGTCGTGGATGGATGGAAAGCATGTGGTTCGAAGCCCCATCGTAGTGACTCAGATAGATCCCCTGTAA